From Phycisphaerae bacterium, the proteins below share one genomic window:
- a CDS encoding type II toxin-antitoxin system PemK/MazF family toxin, translating into MGPRDIPLDAGQILLVHYPFTDATAAKVRPALVVSHADFNRGEDFVAVPISSRVWENDPFGFPIRNTDPFFPQTKLKFASTVKWSKPMTLSRVVIQSLLGTLPPGQLGAVLRKIQSLFSVGSDPQTKL; encoded by the coding sequence ATGGGACCGAGGGACATACCTCTTGATGCCGGGCAGATTCTGCTCGTTCACTACCCATTCACGGATGCGACGGCAGCGAAAGTGCGTCCGGCCCTTGTCGTGTCGCACGCTGACTTCAACCGCGGGGAGGATTTTGTAGCCGTTCCGATCAGCTCCCGCGTTTGGGAGAACGACCCTTTCGGTTTTCCGATTCGCAACACGGACCCTTTCTTCCCGCAGACGAAGCTCAAGTTTGCGTCGACCGTGAAGTGGTCGAAGCCCATGACGCTGAGCCGAGTCGTAATCCAGAGCCTGTTGGGAACGCTTCCGCCCGGCCAGCTCGGCGCCGTGCTGCGCAAGATACAGTCGCTTTTCTCGGTCGGGTCCGATCCGCAAACGAAGCTATAG
- a CDS encoding SpoIIE family protein phosphatase: MAPEKPTAEPPPAGGSAAELLRLVHAETLQYVQDRFAELGRMTVTICTVGGDPLTRTTWGSRYSWLIGTSFPGRLEFARALRLSAGSVGESDLVRCLDGMTLYATPIQDDDKALATIVVGTRAHPVPGRETCVHLAEKYGLDAEVLHRDAKMINPLRGGSPEAIRRFADTLASIIATLYRQARRIERQLADLNALHSLSQLLVGTPRLQEILDVTVRQVVEVLPVKACGIRLLNEETGELVIRATCNLSEEYLRKGPVTLQDNAIDKAAFSGEAVYIADAPNDPRIRYPENARREGIVSGLCAPMTYRGKTVGVIRVYTGHRYEFSDEEVTLLRSMGTQAAAAIINGQLHEERARTEIVRRQMHNAAQIQRRMLPAKLPQHPRLEFGCSYVPTLEVSGDFYDLIELPGGKWGLCVADVVGKGIPAALLMASVRSTLRAYALTAGSIYEALTLMNRQVVRDTLVSEFTTMIYGVFSTDGMEFTYCNAGHPPALLFRGDKQIELAAGGGIIGINAREAFVSEIVPLELGDLLIFYTDGVTDALNFDGRPYGRERFIASVHRHRQRSPEELAGQLLWDVRRYAGMAEQTDDITIVVVRVK, translated from the coding sequence ATGGCCCCAGAAAAGCCGACGGCCGAACCTCCTCCCGCAGGAGGAAGCGCCGCGGAACTGCTCCGCCTTGTTCATGCGGAAACGCTCCAGTACGTCCAGGATCGCTTCGCCGAACTGGGGCGCATGACGGTTACCATTTGCACGGTTGGCGGCGACCCCCTTACGCGCACGACGTGGGGCAGCCGATATTCGTGGCTGATCGGCACGTCCTTTCCGGGTAGGCTGGAATTTGCCCGTGCGCTTCGTCTGTCCGCCGGATCGGTCGGCGAATCGGATCTGGTGCGATGCCTCGACGGCATGACCCTTTACGCGACGCCGATTCAGGACGATGACAAAGCGCTGGCGACGATCGTCGTCGGCACGCGGGCCCATCCCGTACCGGGGCGTGAGACGTGCGTTCACCTGGCAGAAAAATACGGGCTCGACGCCGAGGTTCTCCACCGCGACGCAAAGATGATCAATCCGCTGCGTGGCGGCTCCCCCGAGGCCATCCGCCGCTTCGCCGACACGCTGGCGTCGATCATCGCGACACTCTATCGCCAGGCGCGTCGCATCGAGCGACAACTTGCGGATCTCAATGCACTACACTCACTTTCACAGCTTCTCGTCGGGACGCCGCGATTGCAGGAAATTCTCGACGTCACCGTCCGGCAGGTGGTCGAAGTCCTGCCCGTCAAGGCCTGCGGAATCCGCCTGCTGAACGAGGAAACCGGCGAACTCGTCATCCGCGCGACCTGCAATCTCTCCGAAGAATACCTCCGCAAGGGGCCGGTCACCTTGCAGGATAACGCCATCGATAAGGCCGCCTTTTCCGGCGAGGCGGTTTACATTGCCGACGCGCCCAACGACCCGCGAATCCGCTACCCCGAAAACGCGCGGCGGGAGGGCATTGTCAGCGGACTCTGCGCTCCCATGACCTACCGCGGAAAAACTGTGGGCGTCATCCGCGTCTACACCGGCCATCGCTATGAATTCAGTGACGAGGAAGTGACGCTGCTCCGCTCGATGGGCACGCAGGCTGCCGCCGCCATCATCAACGGCCAGCTTCACGAGGAACGCGCCCGCACCGAAATCGTCCGCCGCCAGATGCACAACGCCGCTCAGATCCAGCGCCGCATGCTCCCCGCGAAGCTCCCGCAGCACCCCCGGCTGGAGTTCGGCTGTTCGTATGTTCCCACGCTCGAGGTCAGCGGCGACTTCTACGACCTCATCGAGCTGCCCGGTGGAAAGTGGGGACTCTGCGTCGCCGACGTGGTCGGCAAAGGAATCCCCGCGGCCCTGCTCATGGCTTCGGTCCGGTCGACGCTCCGCGCCTACGCCCTCACGGCCGGCAGCATTTACGAAGCCCTCACCCTCATGAACCGCCAGGTGGTTCGCGACACGCTGGTCAGCGAATTTACCACCATGATCTACGGCGTGTTCTCAACCGATGGAATGGAATTCACCTACTGCAACGCGGGCCACCCGCCGGCCTTGCTTTTCCGGGGAGACAAGCAGATCGAACTCGCCGCCGGGGGCGGTATCATCGGCATCAACGCCCGCGAGGCGTTCGTCTCCGAAATCGTCCCGCTCGAACTCGGGGACCTGCTGATCTTCTACACCGACGGCGTGACCGACGCTCTCAACTTCGACGGACGTCCCTACGGCCGCGAACGCTTCATCGCGTCCGTTCACCGCCATCGACAGCGCAGTCCGGAAGAACTCGCCGGCCAGCTCCTCTGGGACGTCCGCCGCTATGCGGGCATGGCCGAGCAGACGGACGATATCACGATTGTCGTGGTGAGAGTGAAGTGA
- a CDS encoding M42 family metallopeptidase, whose translation MRKESLTFLKSLQETPSPSGFEQPVQRVVQKRMKPFADSIETDVHGNVKVALNPDGYPRVMLAGHCDQIGLMVRHIDENGFIFFGAIGGIDPSVLPGTRVVIHSKHGPIEGVIGRRPIHVLKPEERGGKVELRELWIDIGAKNRKETEQVISIGDAATFQLQMVHLANDFVTCPAFDNKCGTFVVMEALRLCAERKIKCALYAVSTVQEEVGLRGARTACFGIDPQVGIAVDVTHATDYPDIDKRVNGDIRLGAGPTISRGPNINPPLENLIVDTAKRKRIAFQWEAAPGSTGTDANALQLSRAGVATALISVPNRYMHTQVEIVSLSDLDACARLLAETICRIDRRTDFIPR comes from the coding sequence GTGCGAAAGGAATCGTTGACGTTTCTGAAGTCTCTCCAGGAAACTCCTTCGCCCTCCGGTTTCGAGCAGCCCGTTCAGCGCGTCGTGCAGAAGCGCATGAAGCCCTTCGCCGATTCCATCGAGACGGACGTTCACGGCAATGTCAAGGTCGCTCTGAATCCTGACGGCTATCCCCGCGTAATGCTGGCCGGCCACTGCGATCAGATCGGCCTGATGGTTCGCCACATCGACGAGAACGGATTCATCTTCTTCGGCGCGATCGGTGGGATTGACCCTAGCGTGCTGCCCGGCACTCGGGTCGTCATTCACAGCAAGCACGGACCGATCGAGGGGGTCATCGGTCGCCGCCCCATTCACGTACTCAAGCCCGAGGAGCGCGGAGGCAAAGTCGAGCTCCGTGAGCTTTGGATCGATATCGGCGCCAAGAACCGTAAGGAGACCGAACAGGTCATCAGCATCGGCGACGCCGCCACGTTCCAGCTGCAGATGGTGCATCTCGCCAACGACTTCGTGACGTGCCCTGCGTTCGACAACAAGTGCGGAACGTTCGTCGTCATGGAGGCACTGCGGCTCTGCGCGGAGCGAAAGATCAAGTGCGCCTTGTACGCGGTCAGTACCGTGCAGGAGGAAGTCGGCCTGCGCGGAGCGCGCACGGCATGCTTCGGCATCGACCCGCAGGTGGGCATCGCGGTAGACGTCACCCATGCCACCGATTACCCCGATATCGACAAGCGCGTGAATGGCGACATTCGCCTGGGGGCGGGACCGACCATCTCCCGCGGACCAAATATCAATCCCCCGCTCGAGAATCTGATTGTCGATACCGCCAAGCGCAAGCGTATTGCCTTCCAATGGGAGGCTGCGCCCGGCAGCACGGGAACGGACGCCAACGCCCTCCAGCTCAGCCGCGCCGGCGTGGCGACGGCCTTGATCAGCGTTCCCAATCGCTACATGCACACCCAGGTGGAGATCGTCAGTCTTTCCGATCTGGATGCATGCGCCCGGCTGCTGGCCGAGACCATCTGTCGCATCGACCGGCGGACCGACTTCATCCCTCGTTAG
- a CDS encoding S9 family peptidase, protein MSKSRLLVLASAGLLPAVLLLPLGGCAGTGHHFDYPKAHKGNVVDVYHGVEVADPYRWLENPDSPESQAWIKAENQVTFDFLNSIDARSAIRERITELWDYEKRGMPKEEGGRFFYSKNDGLQNQSVLYVADSLNAAPRVLLDPNKLSDDGTVALSGTAVNDNGQLLAYGVSSGGSDWEEWHVRDVNSARDLSDVIKWVKFSGASWTKDGKGFFYSRYDAPDPSKELQEANYYQKLYYHVLGTPQSDDILVYHRPDQKEWGFGGGVTDDGRYLVINVWKGTDRRNLVFYKDLQFSAGSTLDNIRNAPVVELINEFEAAYSPIANRGTTFWIRTDKDAPRSRIISIDLSNPSPANWKEIVPQNEDVLEGANIVGGKLFATYMKDAHNVIRVFTPEGRSLGEVELPGLGSAGGFGGKWDEKETFYAFSSFSDPGTIFRYDVNSGDSSIWFRPRVDFDPDRYVTRQIFYQSKDGTRVPMFITHKKGLELNGNNPTILYGYGGFDISLTPFFRVNNLVWMEMGGVFAVPNLRGGGEYGKEWHEAGMKLKKQNVFDDFIAAAEWLIDNGYTRPAKLAISGASNGGLLVGAAMTQRPDLFGAALPAVGVMDMLRFEQFTIGWAWTSDYGSVKNEDEFKALYAYSPLQNIKRGTRYPATLITTADHDDRVVPAHSFKFAATLQEAHRGDNPVLIRIETRAGHGAGKPTSKRIEEAADQLAFLTAVLRMDVDPAALGWNQPRVANAAR, encoded by the coding sequence ATGTCCAAGAGTCGGCTTCTTGTTCTGGCTTCGGCCGGTTTGCTTCCGGCTGTTTTGCTCCTCCCGCTTGGCGGTTGCGCGGGAACGGGGCATCACTTCGATTACCCCAAGGCCCACAAGGGAAACGTCGTTGACGTCTATCACGGCGTCGAAGTCGCCGATCCCTACCGCTGGCTGGAAAACCCGGACTCACCCGAGTCGCAGGCCTGGATCAAGGCGGAAAACCAAGTGACATTCGATTTCCTGAATTCCATCGACGCCCGCAGCGCCATTCGGGAGCGCATCACGGAACTCTGGGACTACGAAAAACGCGGTATGCCCAAAGAGGAAGGCGGCCGCTTCTTCTACTCGAAGAACGACGGACTCCAGAACCAGAGCGTGCTCTACGTGGCGGATTCTCTTAACGCCGCGCCACGCGTATTGCTCGATCCCAACAAGCTGTCGGATGACGGAACGGTGGCGCTCTCGGGAACGGCCGTCAACGACAATGGGCAGCTTCTGGCCTACGGCGTCTCCTCCGGCGGTTCGGACTGGGAGGAATGGCACGTCCGCGACGTAAACTCCGCGCGGGACCTCAGTGACGTCATCAAGTGGGTCAAGTTCTCTGGCGCATCTTGGACCAAGGACGGCAAGGGGTTTTTCTACAGCCGCTACGACGCTCCCGATCCGAGCAAAGAGCTCCAGGAAGCCAACTATTACCAGAAGCTTTATTACCACGTTCTGGGAACGCCCCAGTCGGATGACATTCTGGTGTATCATCGCCCGGACCAGAAGGAGTGGGGCTTCGGAGGGGGTGTCACCGACGACGGCCGATACCTGGTTATCAACGTCTGGAAGGGCACCGATCGACGCAATCTGGTCTTCTACAAAGATCTCCAGTTCAGCGCCGGCTCGACGTTGGACAACATTCGCAACGCGCCGGTCGTTGAGCTGATCAACGAGTTTGAGGCGGCGTATTCGCCCATCGCAAACCGCGGGACGACTTTCTGGATCCGGACCGACAAAGACGCCCCGCGCTCGCGCATCATCAGCATCGATCTCTCCAATCCCTCTCCGGCAAACTGGAAGGAGATCGTCCCTCAGAATGAGGATGTGCTCGAGGGGGCCAACATTGTCGGGGGCAAGCTTTTCGCGACATACATGAAGGATGCGCACAACGTCATTCGCGTCTTTACACCGGAAGGCCGCTCGCTTGGCGAAGTCGAACTTCCGGGTCTCGGCTCCGCCGGCGGATTCGGCGGCAAGTGGGACGAAAAAGAAACGTTCTACGCTTTTTCGAGCTTCTCCGATCCCGGCACGATCTTCCGCTACGACGTGAACAGCGGCGACAGCTCCATCTGGTTCCGCCCCAGGGTCGATTTCGATCCCGATCGATACGTCACGCGTCAGATTTTTTACCAGAGCAAGGATGGCACGCGCGTGCCCATGTTCATCACACACAAGAAGGGCCTGGAGCTCAACGGCAACAACCCCACCATCCTCTACGGCTACGGCGGATTCGACATCTCGCTTACCCCGTTCTTCCGGGTCAATAACCTGGTCTGGATGGAGATGGGCGGCGTCTTCGCGGTTCCCAACCTCCGCGGGGGCGGCGAATACGGCAAGGAGTGGCACGAAGCGGGCATGAAGCTCAAGAAGCAAAACGTCTTCGACGACTTCATCGCCGCCGCCGAGTGGCTCATCGACAACGGCTATACACGTCCTGCAAAACTGGCCATCTCGGGCGCCAGCAACGGGGGGCTGCTCGTCGGCGCGGCCATGACCCAGCGTCCCGATCTCTTCGGCGCCGCGTTACCGGCCGTGGGCGTGATGGACATGCTCCGCTTCGAGCAATTCACCATCGGATGGGCCTGGACTTCGGACTACGGTTCCGTGAAGAACGAGGACGAGTTCAAGGCACTCTATGCCTACTCGCCACTGCAGAACATCAAGAGGGGCACGCGGTACCCGGCCACGTTGATCACCACGGCCGATCACGACGATCGTGTCGTCCCGGCACACAGCTTCAAGTTCGCGGCAACGCTCCAGGAAGCTCACCGCGGCGACAACCCCGTACTCATCCGCATCGAGACGCGGGCAGGACACGGCGCGGGCAAGCCGACGTCGAAACGGATCGAGGAAGCTGCCGATCAGCTTGCTTTCCTCACGGCCGTCCTGCGGATGGACGTCGATCCGGCGGCCCTGGGCTGGAATCAGCCGCGCGTGGCAAACGCCGCCCGGTAA
- a CDS encoding dihydroorotate dehydrogenase electron transfer subunit, with product MSAAPDSYEIRSTPIRDAHVVSNVPLCRDHYRLMLAIAGTVPAEPGQFVHIVPPEDGSGDYRTFAWSDGGPSRMWFEDTQRPLLRRAFSIGGLRSIGESRPPRTEIDLIYRVVGSGTRWMASLGEGDSVSLLGPLGNRFPIHATKNHAWLVAGGVGLPPILWLAEALARSGKRAVAFCGARTRELLPLGLSGEVSPDAAALSATLCILDFSAHGIPAVISSDDGTLGLRGSVLDALRAFHSTRNAVSPDDLVVYTCGPEAMMRAVAAWSVTEGIECQVCMERSMACGIGTCQSCVVALRSEGSVSWKYSLCCTDGPVYDARRISWDEPQRPSGPAAGTGFVPKGI from the coding sequence ATGAGCGCCGCTCCCGATTCGTACGAGATCCGTTCGACGCCAATTCGCGATGCGCATGTCGTCTCGAATGTTCCATTGTGCCGGGACCACTACCGGCTGATGCTCGCTATTGCGGGCACGGTCCCTGCAGAGCCGGGTCAGTTCGTTCATATCGTTCCACCTGAGGACGGATCCGGCGACTATCGGACGTTCGCTTGGAGCGACGGCGGGCCATCTCGGATGTGGTTCGAAGATACGCAGCGTCCGCTTCTTCGTCGGGCGTTCAGCATTGGCGGGCTTCGATCAATCGGAGAATCTCGTCCGCCGCGAACGGAAATTGACCTGATTTATCGCGTTGTGGGATCCGGTACGCGTTGGATGGCATCGCTCGGAGAGGGCGACTCGGTGAGCCTGCTCGGCCCGCTCGGGAACCGTTTCCCGATCCATGCGACGAAGAATCACGCGTGGCTGGTGGCGGGCGGAGTGGGGCTGCCACCGATTCTCTGGCTGGCGGAAGCGCTTGCCCGCTCCGGGAAGCGCGCCGTGGCGTTTTGCGGTGCGCGAACGCGCGAGTTGCTGCCGCTTGGATTGAGCGGCGAAGTCAGTCCGGATGCGGCCGCGCTGTCGGCGACACTGTGCATTTTGGATTTTTCGGCGCATGGCATCCCGGCTGTAATCAGTTCGGACGACGGCACGCTGGGGCTGCGCGGTTCCGTTCTGGATGCGCTTCGCGCATTTCACAGTACGAGGAATGCGGTGTCGCCGGACGATCTGGTCGTGTACACGTGCGGTCCCGAGGCGATGATGCGCGCCGTAGCGGCTTGGAGCGTGACTGAGGGAATCGAATGTCAAGTCTGCATGGAGCGATCGATGGCCTGTGGGATCGGTACCTGCCAGTCCTGTGTCGTCGCGTTGCGGTCCGAGGGTTCCGTTTCCTGGAAGTACTCGCTTTGCTGCACCGACGGTCCGGTCTACGACGCGCGTCGCATCAGTTGGGATGAGCCTCAGCGACCGTCGGGCCCCGCGGCCGGTACGGGGTTCGTTCCGAAAGGCATCTGA
- a CDS encoding thymidine kinase, with translation MNESVDPPTLGRLTLICGCMFSGKTTELFRRLANPSSPYIIFKHALDNRYLVDSVVSHGGKALPASCVRSAAEIPDRVPPGVELVAIDEGHFFSLGLVEVATGLRKRGISMLVTALDRDSWGVGFPVVRSLLDVADEVNRLTATCARCGRQADRTQRTTPIIQGRLIGGPESYEARCGDCWHPPKEAPPENQMPFGTNPVPAAGPDGR, from the coding sequence ATGAACGAGTCCGTCGACCCGCCGACCCTCGGCCGACTCACCCTCATTTGCGGTTGCATGTTCTCTGGAAAGACAACCGAGCTGTTCCGCCGATTGGCGAACCCATCCTCCCCTTACATTATTTTCAAGCATGCGCTGGACAACCGCTACCTTGTCGATTCCGTCGTAAGCCACGGTGGCAAAGCCCTGCCGGCCTCCTGCGTCCGAAGTGCCGCCGAGATTCCCGATCGTGTTCCCCCCGGCGTAGAGTTGGTCGCGATCGACGAAGGGCACTTCTTCAGCTTGGGACTCGTGGAAGTCGCAACTGGCTTGCGCAAGCGCGGCATTAGCATGCTCGTCACCGCGCTGGATCGTGACAGTTGGGGGGTTGGATTCCCGGTGGTCCGGTCGTTACTCGACGTGGCCGACGAAGTGAATCGACTCACCGCCACCTGCGCCCGCTGCGGGCGGCAGGCGGATCGCACCCAGCGCACGACCCCGATCATCCAGGGGCGATTGATCGGCGGTCCCGAATCCTACGAGGCCAGGTGCGGCGATTGCTGGCATCCCCCCAAGGAAGCTCCGCCCGAGAATCAGATGCCTTTCGGAACGAACCCCGTACCGGCCGCGGGGCCCGACGGTCGCTGA
- a CDS encoding YggS family pyridoxal phosphate-dependent enzyme, translating to MLHRLRDNLARVRERINAACLRVGRDPAEIRLIAVTKYVSIEAIHGMLELGVRDIGESRAQELVRRAQAIHEAFGGNTGKDEPRQPRWHMIGSLQRNKVKSLLPFVDLIHSVDSLRLAEEIDAHATKLGRPIPILLQINASGESSKHGVAVGAASHLAEQLTTLKHLELRGLMTMAPLTDNQSAVRRTFERTRELFEEIVAERMGGPAFRELSMGMSSDFEAAILEGSTCVRIGSALFEGLENEAVHPPDGVEEQAAHDG from the coding sequence ATGCTTCACCGACTACGGGACAATCTCGCTCGGGTTCGGGAGCGTATCAACGCCGCTTGCCTCCGTGTCGGACGCGATCCGGCCGAGATTCGCCTTATCGCCGTTACCAAGTATGTCAGCATCGAAGCCATCCACGGGATGCTGGAGCTTGGCGTTCGAGATATCGGCGAAAGCCGCGCCCAGGAATTGGTCCGGCGCGCCCAGGCCATCCACGAAGCCTTCGGAGGCAATACCGGCAAGGACGAACCGCGTCAGCCCCGGTGGCACATGATCGGCAGCCTTCAGCGCAATAAAGTCAAGTCTCTCCTCCCATTCGTGGATCTTATTCACTCCGTGGATAGCCTGCGTCTTGCAGAGGAAATCGATGCCCACGCCACGAAACTCGGCCGGCCAATTCCAATCCTGCTCCAAATCAACGCCTCGGGCGAGTCCAGCAAGCACGGTGTCGCGGTGGGAGCTGCATCGCACCTCGCAGAGCAGCTTACGACGCTCAAGCACCTCGAGCTCCGCGGTCTGATGACCATGGCCCCCTTGACCGACAACCAGTCCGCGGTTCGCCGGACCTTCGAGCGAACCCGGGAGCTCTTCGAGGAGATCGTGGCGGAGCGGATGGGTGGCCCGGCCTTCCGCGAGCTTTCCATGGGCATGAGCAGCGACTTCGAGGCAGCCATTCTCGAAGGATCGACCTGCGTGCGAATCGGCTCAGCCTTGTTTGAGGGGCTGGAAAATGAGGCCGTTCACCCCCCTGACGGGGTCGAGGAACAAGCCGCCCACGACGGATGA
- the trmB gene encoding tRNA (guanosine(46)-N7)-methyltransferase TrmB — translation MTLVTQDVMVAPPAEGEILDARMWDTSLSSVEIEIGCGKGGFLLEQARSRPDVLFLGVEWANKYYKFAADRMARWNVTNVRIMRTDAAVLVRRQLVDTSVSVMHVYHPDPWPKKRHHKRRLFQPEFVDAVWRVLVPEGRLHVQTDHEEYFAWIVDVLRRQDGMRQIGDGPVVRSDDVPESLRTNFEIKYRREGRSIYRASWLKCGGDDQSLGREL, via the coding sequence ATGACGCTGGTTACACAAGACGTGATGGTGGCTCCGCCTGCGGAGGGAGAAATCCTCGATGCGCGCATGTGGGATACGTCCCTCTCGAGTGTGGAAATAGAGATTGGCTGCGGAAAGGGCGGCTTTCTCTTGGAGCAGGCGCGGTCGCGCCCCGATGTGCTCTTTCTCGGTGTGGAATGGGCCAACAAATATTACAAATTTGCGGCCGACCGCATGGCTCGCTGGAATGTAACGAATGTACGGATCATGCGGACGGACGCCGCAGTGCTCGTGCGCCGGCAGTTGGTGGACACGAGCGTGAGCGTGATGCACGTGTACCACCCCGATCCCTGGCCCAAGAAGCGTCATCACAAGCGGCGGCTGTTTCAGCCGGAGTTCGTTGACGCGGTGTGGCGCGTGCTGGTTCCCGAGGGACGATTGCACGTACAGACGGATCACGAGGAGTATTTCGCGTGGATCGTGGACGTCCTGCGACGACAGGACGGGATGCGTCAGATCGGAGACGGGCCGGTCGTACGTTCCGACGATGTGCCGGAATCGCTGAGAACGAACTTCGAGATCAAGTATCGCCGGGAGGGGCGGTCCATTTATCGAGCCTCCTGGCTGAAGTGCGGGGGCGATGATCAATCGTTGGGGAGGGAACTGTGA
- a CDS encoding response regulator: protein MKSCLTVVTDLIFATRIRGAVLDAGWEFRQIRDQAALEQAAPGAVPDLVLVDMNAEGIESVSAIRYTKAHWPGARVVAFYAHVQTSLRDAALEAGADDVLARSQFVGALADLLS, encoded by the coding sequence GTGAAAAGCTGCCTGACCGTGGTCACCGACCTGATTTTCGCGACTCGGATTCGGGGCGCGGTCCTGGACGCCGGATGGGAGTTCCGCCAGATTCGAGACCAAGCGGCATTGGAACAGGCCGCACCGGGCGCGGTGCCGGATCTGGTCTTGGTCGATATGAACGCGGAGGGTATCGAATCGGTGTCCGCAATTCGTTACACTAAGGCACATTGGCCGGGGGCGCGGGTGGTGGCGTTTTATGCCCACGTGCAGACTTCGTTACGAGATGCGGCACTTGAGGCCGGGGCGGATGACGTTCTTGCCCGGTCACAATTCGTGGGAGCCTTGGCCGATTTGCTGTCCTGA